A genomic window from Flavobacterium hankyongi includes:
- a CDS encoding heavy-metal-associated domain-containing protein, with translation MKNIKLSILGLALAGITFVSCKKTETTPVADVNAQTETTTKSDSKTVAKAETTTFNIEGMTCAMGCAKTIENKLAGLDGVQKATVDFEKKTATVEYDAAVQTPEKLVETVEAVADGKTYKVSNVKNSADKAMNYGDPKKKKKETSKETSKTEACATTEKKAGCCASKKSCSSTVKAEGTL, from the coding sequence ATGAAAAATATTAAACTATCAATTTTAGGACTTGCTTTAGCAGGAATTACTTTTGTGAGCTGTAAGAAAACAGAAACTACCCCTGTTGCTGATGTTAATGCTCAAACAGAAACTACTACAAAATCTGATTCTAAAACTGTAGCAAAGGCTGAAACAACTACTTTCAATATTGAAGGAATGACTTGTGCAATGGGTTGTGCTAAAACAATCGAAAATAAGTTGGCAGGTTTAGACGGCGTTCAAAAAGCTACTGTAGATTTCGAAAAAAAGACTGCAACTGTAGAATATGATGCAGCAGTTCAAACTCCAGAGAAATTAGTTGAAACTGTTGAGGCTGTTGCGGATGGCAAAACATATAAAGTATCTAACGTAAAAAATAGTGCGGATAAAGCAATGAATTACGGAGATCCTAAAAAGAAAAAGAAGGAGACTAGTAAAGAAACTTCAAAAACTGAAGCTTGTGCTACAACTGAGAAAAAAGCGGGATGTTGTGCTTCTAAAAAATCTTGTTCATCGACTGTAAAAGCAGAAGGAACATTGTAA
- the gldD gene encoding gliding motility lipoprotein GldD, with translation MSKRYLSFILFCGLCLSIVSCKDEVLPKPKAYLSLNYPAPKYKKFDKTCGFSFNYNTLGKVIDQGNCNFHIDYPKLKATVYLNYKPVNKNIDALLRDAQKLTYEHVIKADGIVEQPYVNDKKKAYGMFYEVGGNAASQSQFYLTDSTKHFLAGSVYFYARPNFDSVLPAAHYIKNDLRMLMESLEWK, from the coding sequence ATGTCAAAAAGATATTTGAGCTTTATCCTTTTTTGCGGATTATGTCTGAGCATAGTAAGTTGTAAAGATGAAGTATTACCAAAACCAAAAGCTTATTTAAGTTTAAACTACCCAGCACCCAAATACAAAAAGTTTGATAAAACCTGTGGTTTTTCATTTAATTACAATACGTTGGGAAAGGTAATAGATCAAGGCAACTGTAATTTTCACATAGACTACCCCAAACTAAAAGCGACGGTTTACTTAAACTACAAACCAGTTAACAAAAACATTGATGCACTTTTACGTGATGCTCAAAAACTAACTTACGAGCATGTAATTAAAGCCGATGGAATTGTAGAACAACCTTATGTAAACGACAAAAAGAAAGCTTACGGAATGTTTTATGAAGTAGGCGGAAATGCTGCCTCACAATCTCAATTTTATTTAACAGACAGTACAAAACATTTTTTAGCAGGATCTGTATATTTTTATGCAAGACCTAATTTTGATTCGGTTTTACCTGCTGCACATTACATTAAAAACGACTTACGAATGCTAATGGAATCATTAGAATGGAAATAA
- a CDS encoding single-stranded DNA-binding protein has protein sequence MNGTLNKVILIGHLGDEVKMHYFEGGNCIGRFPLATNDIYINKTTGEKITSTEWHNVVVRNKAAEICEKYLSKGDKIYVEGRIKSRQWQAEDGTTKYTTEIQVTEFTFLNTKKDSEMLKSQSDTPKSTNFDNPIENDLPF, from the coding sequence ATGAATGGTACATTAAACAAAGTAATCCTAATAGGTCATTTGGGAGATGAAGTAAAGATGCATTATTTTGAAGGTGGAAATTGCATAGGAAGGTTTCCATTAGCTACCAATGACATCTATATAAATAAGACAACTGGAGAAAAAATCACTTCGACCGAATGGCACAACGTTGTGGTTCGTAATAAGGCTGCAGAAATTTGCGAAAAATACCTTTCAAAGGGTGATAAAATTTATGTTGAAGGACGTATAAAGTCTCGTCAATGGCAAGCCGAAGACGGAACAACAAAATACACTACAGAAATTCAGGTAACCGAATTCACTTTTTTAAACACCAAAAAGGATTCTGAAATGTTAAAATCTCAATCTGACACTCCAAAAAGCACTAATTTTGACAATCCTATCGAAAACGATTTACCCTTTTAA
- the mutY gene encoding A/G-specific adenine glycosylase — protein sequence MSFSKTLITWYLDNKRDLPWRKTNDPYLIWLSEIMLQQTRVAQGLPYFLAFTEVFPSVFDLAKAEEEKVLKLWQGLGYYSRARNLHTTAKHISEELHGKFPNNYKDLLKLKGIGEYTAAAIASFSFQECVPVVDGNVYRVLSRYFDIETDIASSGAKKEFTQLASELIDSKNPALFNQAIMEFGALQCVPKSPNCNLCPLNNSCLALAKKKVNQLPVKLKKQKITNRFFNYILAIDNRNQAIVNKRTQKGIWHNLYEFPLIETEEKEKEEIIEQKINLLFDDINSITLLKSESVIHKLSHQHLHITFWKVNTNTTFEYGLDYDNLRKYPFPIVLHNFLDNNKY from the coding sequence ATGAGTTTTAGTAAGACATTAATTACGTGGTATTTAGACAATAAACGGGATTTACCATGGCGGAAAACGAACGATCCTTATCTAATTTGGCTATCAGAAATTATGCTTCAGCAAACACGTGTAGCACAAGGTTTGCCTTATTTTTTAGCTTTTACAGAGGTTTTTCCGTCCGTTTTTGATTTGGCTAAAGCCGAAGAAGAAAAAGTACTAAAATTATGGCAAGGGTTAGGCTATTACTCGAGAGCAAGAAATTTACATACTACTGCAAAACATATTTCTGAAGAATTACACGGAAAATTCCCCAACAATTACAAAGATCTATTAAAATTAAAAGGAATTGGGGAGTATACAGCCGCTGCAATAGCTTCTTTTTCATTTCAAGAATGTGTTCCTGTGGTAGATGGAAACGTTTACAGAGTGTTGTCAAGATATTTTGATATCGAGACTGATATTGCTTCAAGCGGAGCGAAAAAAGAATTCACCCAATTAGCATCTGAATTGATTGACAGTAAAAATCCAGCCCTGTTTAACCAAGCTATAATGGAATTTGGCGCTTTACAATGTGTTCCTAAAAGTCCAAACTGCAATTTATGCCCACTAAATAATTCATGCTTGGCACTAGCAAAAAAGAAAGTCAATCAACTTCCAGTAAAACTTAAAAAGCAAAAAATCACAAACCGATTCTTTAATTATATTTTAGCAATAGACAATCGAAACCAAGCAATTGTCAACAAAAGAACTCAAAAAGGGATTTGGCATAACTTATATGAATTCCCTTTAATCGAAACTGAAGAAAAAGAGAAAGAAGAAATCATAGAACAAAAAATAAACTTACTTTTTGACGACATAAACTCTATAACCTTATTAAAGAGTGAATCAGTAATTCACAAACTATCACATCAACATTTACATATAACTTTCTGGAAAGTGAACACAAACACAACTTTCGAATATGGATTAGATTACGATAACCTAAGAAAATATCCATTCCCAATAGTACTTCACAATTTTCTAGATAATAATAAATACTGA
- a CDS encoding HU family DNA-binding protein produces the protein MNLNLYNTMTKADIVAKIADKLGLEKGDVQATVESFMDEVKTSLETGDNVYLRGFGSFIVKTRAEKTGRNISKNTTIKIPAHNIPAFKPAKVFVEGVKTNNEAK, from the coding sequence ATAAACTTAAATTTATATAATACAATGACAAAAGCAGATATCGTAGCTAAAATTGCTGACAAATTAGGGTTGGAAAAAGGAGATGTACAAGCTACAGTTGAATCTTTTATGGATGAAGTGAAAACTTCATTGGAAACAGGAGATAATGTTTACTTAAGAGGTTTTGGAAGTTTTATCGTTAAAACTAGAGCTGAAAAAACTGGAAGAAACATTTCTAAAAACACAACAATCAAAATTCCTGCTCACAACATTCCAGCATTCAAGCCTGCTAAAGTTTTCGTAGAAGGGGTTAAAACAAACAACGAAGCAAAATAA
- a CDS encoding Rne/Rng family ribonuclease: protein MNKELIIRTSSDAVDFALLKDGKLIELHKEEEKSNFQVGDIFIAKIRKPVAGLNAAFVNVGFEKDAFLHYHDLGPNLASQLKFIKLVSAGKIKDFSLKTFPFEAEIDKDGAIGDVLSANQSILVQVVKEPISTKGPRISSELSLAGRYIVLVPFSDRVSISQKIDSREEKDRLKRLVQSIKPKGFGVIVRTVAEGKKVAEIDKDLQNLLDKWTAMCKRIPTAHHPSKVLGELNRASSILRDVFNDTFSAILIDDKELYNETTEYLQEIAPGKESIVKLYQSKDVPLFEKYSIERQIKTSFGKTVSMSKGAYLIIEHTEAMHVIDVNSGNRSNKATNQEETALEVNMIAAAEVARQLRLRDMGGIIVVDFIDMQNPDNRKVLYDFLKEEMSDDKAKHKILPPSKFGLVQITRQRVRPEVNIKTKEEDPNNEKGEIDAPILIIEKIASDLERIIKQHKKVRLNVHPFIAAYLTKGFPSIRSKWFFEHKKWVKIIPRDAYTYLEYKFLDENGNSIED, encoded by the coding sequence ATGAATAAAGAATTAATTATTCGAACAAGTTCTGACGCTGTAGATTTTGCCTTATTAAAAGATGGAAAACTAATTGAATTACACAAAGAAGAAGAAAAAAGTAACTTTCAGGTTGGTGATATTTTTATCGCCAAAATCAGAAAACCAGTTGCCGGTTTAAATGCTGCTTTTGTAAATGTAGGTTTCGAAAAAGATGCCTTTTTACATTATCATGATTTAGGTCCTAATCTTGCTTCTCAGTTGAAATTCATCAAACTTGTAAGCGCAGGTAAAATAAAAGATTTCTCCCTTAAAACTTTTCCTTTTGAAGCAGAAATTGACAAAGACGGAGCGATTGGAGATGTGCTAAGTGCAAACCAATCAATCTTAGTACAAGTGGTTAAAGAACCAATTTCTACCAAAGGTCCAAGAATAAGCTCAGAGCTTTCACTTGCCGGAAGGTATATTGTATTGGTTCCGTTCTCTGACCGAGTTTCAATTTCGCAAAAAATTGACTCTAGAGAAGAGAAAGACCGCTTAAAACGTCTGGTTCAATCTATCAAGCCAAAAGGATTTGGGGTTATTGTTCGCACAGTAGCCGAAGGCAAAAAAGTCGCAGAAATTGACAAAGACTTGCAAAACTTGTTGGACAAATGGACAGCAATGTGCAAGCGCATTCCTACCGCACATCATCCTTCAAAAGTACTAGGTGAGTTAAATAGAGCATCTTCTATTTTAAGAGATGTTTTTAATGACACTTTCAGTGCTATTTTAATAGATGATAAGGAACTTTATAACGAGACTACGGAGTATTTACAAGAAATTGCTCCAGGTAAAGAGTCAATCGTTAAACTCTATCAATCTAAAGATGTACCGCTTTTCGAAAAGTACAGTATAGAGCGCCAAATAAAGACTTCATTCGGGAAAACAGTTTCTATGAGTAAAGGAGCTTACCTTATTATAGAACATACCGAAGCTATGCATGTCATAGATGTTAATAGCGGCAACAGATCAAATAAAGCAACAAATCAGGAAGAAACAGCTCTAGAAGTAAATATGATTGCTGCTGCAGAAGTAGCACGTCAATTAAGACTTCGTGATATGGGCGGAATTATTGTAGTTGATTTTATCGACATGCAAAACCCTGATAATCGCAAAGTATTGTACGATTTCTTGAAAGAAGAAATGAGTGACGATAAAGCAAAACACAAAATATTGCCTCCTAGTAAATTTGGATTGGTACAAATTACCAGACAAAGAGTTAGACCAGAGGTGAATATTAAAACGAAGGAAGAAGATCCTAATAATGAAAAGGGCGAAATAGATGCACCTATTCTTATTATCGAAAAAATAGCTTCTGACTTAGAAAGAATTATCAAGCAACATAAGAAAGTACGTTTAAACGTGCATCCTTTTATTGCTGCATACCTTACAAAAGGTTTTCCATCAATACGTTCAAAATGGTTTTTTGAACATAAAAAATGGGTGAAAATCATACCTCGTGACGCTTACACGTATTTAGAATATAAGTTTTTAGATGAAAACGGAAATTCTATTGAAGATTAA
- the pbpC gene encoding penicillin-binding protein 1C yields the protein MKAKLISLLHSLRLWIQNNKKKSVVIFVLLVTYYFSLPRTLFKEPYSTVIESKEGELLGAKIARDGQWRFPAQDSVPDKFKKCIVYFEDEHFKYHPGFNPAAMYNAFKQNRQAGKIVRGGSTLTQQVIRLSRKGQKRTYFEKIIEIILATRLEFRHSKNTILELYAAHAPFGGNVVGLEMASWRYFGVQSHQLSWAESATLAVLPNAPSLIYPGKNQEKLLRKRNNLLLKLKNEKIIDEQTYELAIEEPLPQKPYDLPQIAPHLLQRVAKNQEGTRLKTTVNIALQNRVNQIAKYYYSQYKQNEINNLAIIVIDIQNRNVISYVGNSPSDEDHQKDVDIIGAPRSTGSILKPLLYAAMIDEGEILPNTLVPDIPTQISGYTPQNFNLTFDGAVPAHRALARSLNIPSVLMLQSYGVNKFYEELQKFKLRDISKQPDHYGLSLILGGAESNLWDLCRTYAGMSSTVNHFNSSNGKYRTKEFSELNYDNSFVQDFGSESNQKTILGAGAIWQTYNAMEEVNRPEGDEAWKFYDSSLKIAWKTGTSFGNRDAWAIGTNSRYVVGVWVGNASGEGRPSLTGVSSAAPILFDVFNLLPRTHWFKQPSLDLTQVDVCKLSGHLAQDDCPKIKQFVPLKGKSTSVCPYHKTVHLDPTGKFRVNSSCASVDNMITKKWFVLPPVMEWYYKNQHIEYLPLPPFLEGCQGAQQGAMDFIYPKDNRKIYLTKNFNSVIQPVIIKVAHSQREKELYWYLDNKYVGSTKTFHEMPINTSTGFHYITVVDETGFEIRKKIEIVSE from the coding sequence GTGAAAGCAAAGCTTATATCTTTATTACATTCTCTTCGGCTTTGGATACAAAACAACAAGAAAAAATCTGTTGTAATTTTTGTATTGCTAGTTACCTATTATTTTTCATTGCCTCGAACGTTATTTAAAGAACCTTATTCTACCGTAATAGAAAGTAAAGAAGGTGAACTATTAGGTGCAAAAATTGCTCGTGATGGTCAATGGCGATTTCCCGCACAAGATAGTGTTCCGGATAAATTCAAAAAATGCATTGTCTATTTTGAAGACGAACATTTTAAATATCATCCTGGTTTTAATCCTGCTGCAATGTACAATGCCTTTAAACAAAACAGACAAGCAGGAAAAATTGTTCGAGGAGGAAGTACCTTAACACAACAAGTCATTCGTTTATCTAGAAAAGGGCAAAAAAGAACCTACTTTGAAAAAATAATCGAAATCATTCTGGCAACTCGTTTAGAATTTAGACATTCTAAAAACACTATTCTCGAATTGTATGCAGCGCATGCGCCTTTTGGCGGCAATGTTGTTGGACTCGAAATGGCTTCTTGGCGTTATTTTGGTGTACAATCACATCAGTTATCTTGGGCCGAAAGCGCAACTCTAGCTGTACTTCCAAATGCTCCAAGTTTAATTTATCCTGGTAAAAACCAAGAAAAGTTATTGAGAAAAAGAAACAACTTACTGCTTAAATTAAAAAATGAAAAGATTATTGACGAGCAAACATACGAGTTGGCTATAGAGGAACCGTTACCTCAAAAACCGTATGATTTACCTCAAATTGCACCACATCTTTTACAAAGAGTTGCAAAAAATCAAGAAGGAACAAGATTAAAAACAACAGTTAACATTGCTTTACAAAACAGGGTTAATCAAATTGCGAAATATTATTATAGTCAGTACAAACAAAACGAAATAAACAATTTAGCAATTATTGTCATAGATATTCAAAATAGAAATGTAATAAGCTATGTAGGTAACTCACCATCTGACGAAGATCATCAAAAAGACGTTGACATCATAGGAGCTCCAAGAAGTACAGGAAGTATATTAAAACCCCTGCTTTATGCTGCGATGATAGATGAAGGTGAAATTTTACCAAATACCTTAGTTCCTGATATTCCCACACAAATATCTGGTTACACACCTCAAAACTTCAATTTAACTTTTGACGGCGCAGTTCCCGCCCATAGAGCATTGGCTCGCTCATTAAACATTCCATCAGTATTAATGTTACAAAGCTATGGTGTAAACAAATTTTATGAAGAATTACAGAAATTCAAATTGAGAGATATTTCCAAGCAACCTGATCACTATGGTTTATCTTTAATATTAGGTGGTGCCGAAAGTAACCTTTGGGACTTATGCAGAACATACGCCGGAATGTCATCAACGGTAAATCACTTTAATTCATCTAACGGAAAATATAGAACAAAAGAGTTTTCTGAACTAAATTATGATAATTCATTTGTTCAGGATTTTGGATCTGAAAGTAATCAAAAAACCATTTTAGGAGCAGGAGCCATTTGGCAAACTTACAATGCTATGGAAGAAGTGAATCGTCCTGAGGGTGATGAAGCTTGGAAATTTTACGATAGTTCTCTTAAAATTGCTTGGAAAACAGGAACTAGTTTTGGTAACCGAGATGCTTGGGCTATCGGCACAAATTCAAGATATGTTGTTGGTGTTTGGGTAGGAAATGCTTCGGGGGAAGGCAGACCATCATTAACTGGGGTTTCGAGTGCAGCTCCAATATTATTCGATGTTTTTAATTTATTACCAAGAACACATTGGTTCAAACAACCTTCATTGGATTTAACACAAGTTGATGTTTGTAAACTAAGCGGTCATTTAGCACAAGACGATTGTCCTAAGATAAAACAATTTGTACCATTAAAAGGAAAATCAACATCAGTTTGTCCTTATCACAAAACCGTTCATTTAGACCCAACAGGTAAATTTAGAGTGAATAGTAGTTGTGCAAGTGTAGACAATATGATTACTAAAAAATGGTTTGTACTGCCTCCGGTTATGGAATGGTATTATAAAAACCAGCATATCGAATATTTACCACTCCCACCTTTTTTAGAGGGTTGCCAAGGTGCTCAACAAGGCGCAATGGATTTTATCTATCCTAAAGACAATAGAAAAATATATTTAACTAAAAATTTCAATAGTGTTATTCAGCCAGTAATCATAAAAGTAGCCCATTCTCAAAGAGAAAAAGAACTGTATTGGTATCTTGACAATAAATATGTAGGTTCTACAAAAACATTCCATGAAATGCCAATTAATACTTCAACAGGGTTTCATTACATAACAGTAGTAGATGAAACAGGTTTTGAAATTAGGAAAAAGATAGAAATTGTGAGTGAATAA